From one Ignavibacteria bacterium genomic stretch:
- the thrS gene encoding threonine--tRNA ligase: MKITLPNGDVRDFPSGATGMDIALQISEGLARNAVGIFVNGKQYDLSREITEDASVKIVTFDDSEGKEIFWHSTAHLMAEALEALYPGVKFGIGPPIENGFYYDVDLPDGVSISVETLPLIENKMKELVKADSTYERIEVSWDDAVAYFREKGDEYKLELLEGLKNSEITFYRQGGFTDLCRGTHVPSTGRLKFPKLLSVAGAYWRGDVSRKMLTRIYGISFPKKAQLEEYILQREEAERRDHRKLGKELEIFTITPMIGGGLPVWLPNGTILRRRLEEFLRSEQRKRGYQEVITPHIGNLELYKTSGHYPYYADSQYDPITVDDEQYLLKPMNCPHHHQIFSSKPRSYRDLPVRLAEFGTVYRYEQSGELNGLTRVRGFTQDDAHIYCMHDQLKDEIKNVVELTQLVFKTFGMDVSTRLSFRDDNSDKYGGDISLWERSQAEIKEVADEMNLDYFIGEGEAAFYGPKIDFIVRDAIGRKWQLGTVQVDYVMPDRFQLEYTGADNTKHRPVIIHRAPFGSMERFISILIEHYAGNFPFWLAPVQVSVLPIAEPHRSFATDLATELEQMGLRVHTDLRNEKINRKIAESEQKKIPFALVIGSKEIEQDSVALREHGKGDQGLIPIASLKDMLARLNVPGAD, encoded by the coding sequence ATGAAGATTACACTGCCAAATGGGGATGTGCGCGATTTCCCGTCGGGCGCTACCGGTATGGACATTGCGCTGCAGATTTCGGAAGGGCTTGCCCGCAACGCTGTTGGCATTTTCGTTAACGGAAAGCAATACGATCTGTCGCGCGAAATAACCGAAGACGCATCTGTTAAAATTGTAACCTTTGATGATTCGGAAGGTAAGGAAATCTTCTGGCACAGTACTGCACACTTAATGGCAGAAGCACTCGAAGCACTGTATCCGGGCGTCAAGTTCGGCATTGGGCCGCCTATCGAAAATGGTTTTTACTATGATGTGGACTTGCCGGACGGAGTGTCCATCAGCGTTGAAACGCTGCCGCTCATCGAGAATAAAATGAAGGAATTGGTGAAGGCAGACAGTACGTACGAACGTATCGAGGTTTCGTGGGATGATGCAGTTGCTTACTTCCGTGAGAAGGGCGACGAATACAAGCTTGAACTTCTGGAAGGACTGAAGAACAGCGAGATCACCTTTTATCGCCAAGGAGGGTTTACTGATTTGTGCAGAGGCACACACGTACCCAGCACGGGCAGACTGAAATTTCCGAAACTGCTCAGTGTTGCCGGTGCCTACTGGCGCGGTGACGTGTCGCGTAAGATGCTCACCAGAATCTATGGTATAAGCTTTCCAAAGAAAGCTCAATTGGAAGAATACATCCTTCAGCGTGAAGAAGCCGAACGCAGGGATCACCGTAAGCTTGGTAAGGAGTTAGAGATTTTTACAATCACACCAATGATTGGTGGCGGACTGCCGGTGTGGCTGCCCAATGGTACTATTCTTCGGCGCAGACTGGAGGAGTTCCTGCGCAGTGAACAACGTAAGCGAGGGTATCAGGAAGTGATTACCCCGCATATCGGTAACCTGGAGCTGTATAAAACTTCCGGACACTATCCGTATTATGCTGACTCGCAGTATGACCCGATTACCGTTGATGATGAGCAATACCTGCTTAAGCCAATGAACTGTCCGCACCACCACCAGATATTTTCCTCTAAACCCCGATCATACAGAGATCTTCCGGTGCGCCTTGCCGAGTTTGGTACCGTGTACCGTTATGAGCAAAGCGGCGAACTAAACGGTCTTACCCGTGTTCGTGGCTTTACCCAGGATGATGCTCATATCTACTGCATGCACGACCAGCTTAAGGATGAAATCAAGAACGTTGTTGAACTCACACAACTGGTATTTAAAACGTTTGGCATGGACGTGTCTACACGGCTAAGCTTCCGCGACGATAACAGCGATAAGTACGGCGGCGACATTAGCCTGTGGGAACGGTCGCAAGCCGAAATCAAGGAAGTTGCCGACGAAATGAACCTTGATTACTTTATCGGAGAGGGCGAGGCTGCGTTTTACGGACCCAAAATTGACTTTATCGTCCGTGACGCTATCGGTAGAAAATGGCAGCTTGGAACGGTACAGGTTGATTATGTGATGCCGGATCGCTTCCAGCTTGAATATACTGGTGCCGATAATACCAAACATCGTCCGGTAATCATTCACCGTGCCCCCTTTGGTTCAATGGAGCGGTTTATTTCTATTCTTATTGAGCATTATGCCGGTAACTTCCCGTTCTGGCTTGCTCCGGTTCAGGTGAGCGTGCTACCAATTGCAGAACCGCACAGAAGTTTTGCAACCGATCTTGCAACCGAGCTGGAACAGATGGGCCTGCGTGTTCACACCGATCTGCGTAACGAGAAAATCAACCGTAAGATTGCCGAGAGCGAACAAAAGAAGATCCCATTTGCACTTGTGATAGGCTCTAAGGAAATTGAACAGGACAGTGTGGCCTTGCGTGAACATGGCAAGGGTGACCAGGGTTTGATACCAATAGCGTCACTCAAGGATATGCTGGCACGGCTGAATGTGCCAGGAGCTGATTGA
- a CDS encoding OmpA family protein, producing the protein MSFPAALVVWVLISSSAAFAQTDTTLLPINLGPNVNGPYDDILPVIEPDGKTLYFCRSHDPNNVGGARQDIWYSELQADGTWGVAKNIGPPLNNRDNNYLCSITPDGNTVLLGDSYADPKMKHRSVAISHRTASGWSQPKSLQIENYFNNNRFGEFTLANDGKTLIMAIERPDSKGGKDLYISFRQTDSSWSEPKNMGGVVNSIGHEATPFLASDNSTLYFASDGFGGFGAFDVFVTRRLDSTWTLWSEPENLGSSINTAGWDLYYTISAAGDFAYYVSYNNSYGAGDIFKIRLPESKRPRPVVLIRGRVLNKKTLEPIEADIVYEDLLTGKELGIARSSPGTGEYKIVLPAGSKYGFRASADSFISVNENIDLTGIEEYTEMHRDLYLVPIERGSVAQLNNIFFDYNKWDLRPESRFELDRFVEVLRKNPSLKIEIAGHTDSVGSESYNLKLSDSRARSVYDYLTTVGSIEASRMQSTGYGKTRPVATNSTPEGRQLNRRVEIIILEK; encoded by the coding sequence ATGAGTTTTCCAGCAGCTCTTGTTGTATGGGTATTGATTTCCTCATCGGCAGCATTTGCTCAGACCGATACAACTCTTTTGCCTATCAACCTGGGACCCAATGTTAATGGTCCTTATGACGATATACTGCCGGTAATTGAACCGGACGGGAAGACCTTGTATTTCTGCAGGAGCCACGATCCGAATAACGTTGGCGGTGCACGCCAGGATATCTGGTACAGTGAACTGCAGGCCGACGGAACATGGGGTGTTGCTAAAAATATAGGACCACCATTAAACAATCGTGACAATAACTACCTGTGTTCCATTACTCCAGACGGAAATACAGTTCTTCTGGGTGATAGTTATGCTGACCCCAAGATGAAACACAGGTCGGTGGCAATCAGTCATCGTACTGCTTCAGGATGGTCACAGCCCAAATCACTCCAGATAGAAAACTACTTTAATAATAACCGCTTTGGTGAGTTCACGCTTGCAAACGACGGTAAAACCCTGATCATGGCAATCGAGCGCCCCGACTCGAAGGGTGGTAAGGACCTTTACATTTCGTTCCGTCAGACCGACAGCTCCTGGTCTGAACCAAAGAACATGGGTGGAGTGGTAAACTCAATCGGGCACGAAGCAACGCCATTTTTGGCGTCGGATAACTCGACACTCTATTTTGCTTCGGACGGCTTTGGCGGCTTTGGTGCTTTTGATGTCTTTGTTACCCGAAGGCTGGACAGTACGTGGACGCTGTGGAGTGAACCCGAAAATCTTGGCAGCTCCATCAATACAGCAGGCTGGGACCTCTACTATACCATTTCGGCGGCTGGTGACTTTGCGTATTATGTATCGTACAACAACAGCTACGGCGCCGGCGACATCTTTAAAATCAGGCTTCCGGAAAGCAAACGGCCACGTCCCGTGGTCCTTATCCGTGGCAGGGTACTCAACAAGAAAACGCTTGAACCAATCGAAGCTGATATTGTGTACGAGGATTTGTTAACCGGAAAGGAACTTGGCATCGCACGTTCTTCTCCAGGTACCGGCGAGTATAAAATTGTGCTGCCGGCAGGTTCAAAGTATGGCTTCAGGGCGTCTGCCGACAGTTTTATCTCGGTCAATGAAAACATTGATCTTACGGGTATCGAGGAGTACACCGAGATGCACCGTGACTTGTATCTGGTTCCGATCGAGCGCGGAAGCGTTGCCCAGTTGAACAATATCTTTTTTGACTACAACAAGTGGGACCTCCGTCCGGAAAGCCGATTTGAGTTGGACAGGTTTGTCGAGGTATTACGCAAGAATCCGTCGCTAAAAATCGAGATTGCGGGTCACACCGACAGTGTGGGTTCAGAATCATACAACCTGAAACTGTCGGACAGCCGAGCCCGATCGGTCTACGACTACTTAACCACAGTTGGTAGTATCGAGGCATCGCGAATGCAGTCAACAGGATACGGAAAAACACGTCCTGTGGCAACCAACTCAACACCTGAAGGCCGGCAGCTAAACCGGCGGGTTGAAATTATCATTTTAGAGAAGTGA
- a CDS encoding peptidylprolyl isomerase: MTQDTFVISVRQGNTDLGKIELVLWPDVAPKHAEFFAARVAEGWYNKSAFHRVIPGFMIQGGDPNSKSQPRNTWGTGGYPEKVQAEFSNKRHVRGVLSAARTNDPNSFSGQFFICVADATFLDGQYTAFGEVVKGMEVVDQIVSAPRDQSDNPFEKIEMTIVKKGS, from the coding sequence ATGACGCAAGACACATTTGTTATCAGTGTCCGCCAGGGCAATACAGATTTAGGGAAAATTGAATTGGTTCTGTGGCCTGATGTGGCACCGAAACATGCAGAGTTTTTTGCTGCCCGCGTTGCCGAAGGATGGTACAATAAATCAGCATTCCATCGCGTGATTCCCGGCTTCATGATTCAGGGAGGCGATCCGAATTCAAAATCACAGCCTCGCAACACATGGGGCACCGGCGGCTATCCCGAAAAAGTACAGGCTGAATTCAGTAATAAGCGTCATGTTCGCGGAGTTTTAAGTGCAGCACGGACAAATGACCCGAACAGTTTTAGTGGACAGTTCTTTATTTGCGTTGCAGATGCAACGTTTCTGGATGGACAGTACACTGCCTTCGGCGAAGTGGTTAAGGGGATGGAAGTTGTAGATCAGATTGTTTCAGCTCCACGTGACCAGTCGGATAATCCGTTTGAAAAGATAGAGATGACGATTGTCAAGAAAGGCTCATGA
- the uppP gene encoding undecaprenyl-diphosphatase UppP, whose product MTLLAALILGIIQGLTEFIPISSTAHLTLAGTLMGVIDPNRPEQWTAFIATIQLGTLAAVFVYFKHDVLRMIVAFFTEICRPWRVPVSEWSGDARQTFLVIIGTVPIVVIGLAIKEIIEGSFTKNPIVMAVGLIGIGLLLWIAERRATMAKKLDAVSVADSIIIGLAQALALIPGASRSGSTIMAGLFRGLNREDAARFSFLLSIPAVLGAGVFEFLGEVKYISWELNGAALLLATIVSMISGYYSIGFLLRYLRTRSLKVFIIYRLALGVVLLATGCQPTTHSESGTAEIQTEQGVSVPATVNTILPDSAEITNYADVITSMGTFRIGLYGNDAPQTVENFMKLVKKKYYNHTLIHRVVKDFVIQMGDPTTRDPRMRAEWGRGGHTANGKPLPEELDSLLPSAKLGYHPGAVAMARRAEPGSGTSQFFICLDKAKNLPYQYTIFGRIVKGLDVVRKISEVEVEPGSFGELDPIPDKPIRIKIIRQVNRFVH is encoded by the coding sequence ATGACCCTGCTTGCAGCCCTTATCCTTGGCATCATCCAGGGGCTTACAGAATTTATCCCCATTAGCAGTACTGCCCACCTAACATTGGCAGGGACCCTGATGGGAGTTATCGACCCGAACAGGCCTGAACAGTGGACGGCTTTTATTGCAACAATACAGTTAGGTACACTGGCAGCAGTGTTCGTGTACTTTAAGCACGATGTTCTACGGATGATAGTTGCCTTTTTCACTGAGATCTGCAGACCCTGGCGTGTGCCGGTATCCGAATGGTCGGGAGACGCCCGCCAAACCTTCCTGGTAATCATCGGCACCGTACCCATAGTTGTGATTGGTTTGGCAATTAAGGAAATTATCGAGGGATCGTTTACAAAAAATCCCATTGTAATGGCCGTTGGCCTGATCGGAATTGGCTTGCTTCTCTGGATTGCCGAACGCCGCGCTACGATGGCGAAGAAACTGGATGCGGTGTCTGTTGCTGACAGCATCATTATTGGTCTTGCTCAGGCGCTTGCTCTAATCCCGGGTGCCTCGAGAAGTGGTTCAACCATCATGGCAGGGCTTTTCAGGGGGCTTAATCGTGAGGATGCTGCACGGTTTTCTTTTCTCCTGTCGATACCTGCGGTTCTGGGTGCGGGTGTGTTTGAATTTCTCGGTGAGGTCAAGTACATCTCGTGGGAATTAAACGGAGCTGCCTTACTTCTTGCCACTATTGTATCGATGATCAGCGGATATTACTCTATCGGCTTTCTTCTGCGGTACTTGCGCACCCGGAGTTTGAAGGTGTTTATTATCTACAGACTTGCCCTGGGTGTGGTTTTGCTGGCTACGGGATGCCAGCCAACAACACACAGTGAATCGGGTACTGCCGAAATACAAACCGAGCAGGGTGTATCTGTGCCCGCAACTGTTAACACCATATTACCAGATAGCGCGGAAATCACCAATTATGCCGACGTGATTACGTCGATGGGCACGTTCAGAATTGGTCTGTACGGAAACGATGCCCCCCAGACAGTTGAGAATTTTATGAAACTGGTGAAAAAGAAATATTATAACCATACCCTGATTCACCGGGTTGTGAAGGACTTTGTAATTCAGATGGGTGACCCCACTACGCGCGATCCACGGATGCGCGCTGAATGGGGCCGGGGTGGTCATACTGCGAATGGAAAGCCCCTTCCCGAAGAATTAGACAGCTTACTGCCGTCGGCCAAATTGGGTTATCACCCTGGTGCTGTGGCAATGGCACGTAGGGCAGAGCCCGGGAGCGGCACGAGCCAGTTCTTTATTTGTTTGGATAAGGCCAAAAACCTCCCCTACCAATACACGATTTTTGGTAGAATTGTAAAGGGGCTCGATGTAGTGAGAAAGATCTCCGAGGTAGAAGTAGAGCCGGGATCTTTCGGGGAACTGGATCCAATACCGGATAAGCCGATTCGGATAAAAATAATACGACAAGTTAACAGGTTCGTTCACTAA
- the polA gene encoding DNA polymerase I, with protein MKQPVILIDGFSLVFRAYHALLYTGMQTHTGEPTFAVLSFANMISYLLETYKPEAIAVAFDTAAPTFRHEAFPEYKAHRDAFPDDLVPQLARIKTFLDLLGIPRIEMQGYEADDVIGTLAVQQADQGNSVLCVTSDKDYFQLVNDKIHVLRPGKDSYDVYEPATVREKFGVPPHQVADVLALMGDSSDNVPGVKGIGEKTALPLIKEYGTLETLYDALETVQRASVRKKLEESRSMAFLSKHLVTIDTRVPLQPESVHVRRTSPDYVGLDSLFEELGFTSLRSKYRTLAAGEGANRSNEIHNPGTDGFGSNQGPVHVSHTLQTLSDVEHSYTLVDTYEALDSMLNEFGTPDWLSVDLETTGLDAMQCRIVGIALCVTPGTSYYINVNDVDEQQTSPALFDTEVGTDGLPITAVINKLKILFHNPKVGKVGQNLKYDALVLRRYGITLEPFAFDSMLASYILDPDLPHNMDALAERLLQYKTIPITALIGEKRSSQKNMRDVDPTQVRDYAAEDADVALKLSLALRTELQNQGLETLAQTVEFPTAEVLVQIEYNGVFINKGALADLGEYMRAEAARLEQEIYTEAGEKFTINSPKQLGEILFDRMMLPGKKRNKTGYSTDVSVLTELAESYPIAQLVLDYRQVEKLRNTYVETLPKLIKSNTGRVHTSFNQTVAATGRLSSTDPNLQNIPVRTELGQQIRKAFVAQHPDHVIMSADYSQIELRIMAAMSQDANLLAAFKHGEDIHKATAAILFDVPIDAVTTEQRRIAKTTNFGIMYGQGAFGLSQRLGTSRQEAQEIIANYFAKYPGIRGFIDDTIRSTRERGYTTTLLGRRRYFPLINSNNKNLAAGAARACINTPIQGSASDMMKLAMIAVHRTMKQQGFKALMILQVHDELLFEVHRSEADELRTMVQTTMEQAMPLHNVPVVVETGVGESWYQAH; from the coding sequence ATGAAACAACCAGTAATTCTGATTGACGGCTTCTCGCTGGTTTTCCGTGCGTACCATGCCTTGTTGTACACCGGAATGCAAACCCATACCGGTGAACCTACGTTTGCCGTATTGTCATTTGCAAATATGATATCGTATCTGCTCGAAACATACAAGCCAGAAGCTATTGCGGTAGCCTTTGATACGGCAGCACCAACGTTCCGGCATGAAGCGTTCCCGGAGTACAAGGCTCACCGCGATGCGTTCCCAGACGATTTGGTGCCCCAGCTTGCCAGAATTAAAACCTTTCTTGATTTACTGGGGATCCCTCGGATTGAGATGCAAGGATACGAGGCTGATGATGTGATTGGTACGCTGGCCGTCCAGCAGGCAGACCAGGGGAATTCGGTGCTATGCGTTACCAGCGATAAAGATTATTTCCAGCTCGTGAATGATAAAATTCACGTTCTCCGACCCGGGAAGGACTCCTACGATGTGTATGAACCGGCAACAGTACGTGAAAAATTCGGTGTTCCGCCACATCAGGTTGCTGATGTGCTTGCCCTGATGGGTGACTCATCCGATAATGTCCCCGGTGTAAAAGGTATCGGAGAAAAAACGGCACTGCCCCTAATTAAAGAATACGGTACCCTTGAAACTCTATACGACGCACTCGAAACTGTACAACGAGCCTCGGTTCGTAAGAAACTTGAGGAATCCCGCTCGATGGCATTCCTCTCCAAACACCTCGTTACGATTGATACAAGGGTACCACTACAGCCAGAGTCTGTCCACGTAAGGCGGACAAGTCCCGATTACGTCGGCCTGGACAGCCTATTCGAAGAACTGGGGTTTACCAGCCTGCGTTCAAAATACCGTACCCTTGCTGCCGGTGAAGGTGCCAACAGGTCCAACGAAATACATAACCCAGGTACGGATGGGTTTGGTTCCAATCAAGGTCCAGTCCACGTAAGCCACACGCTGCAAACACTCAGTGATGTAGAGCACAGCTATACCCTGGTAGATACCTACGAGGCACTCGATTCGATGCTGAATGAGTTTGGTACGCCCGACTGGCTGAGCGTTGATCTGGAAACAACCGGACTGGATGCAATGCAGTGCAGAATTGTTGGTATAGCACTGTGCGTTACGCCCGGTACTTCGTACTATATTAATGTTAATGATGTTGATGAGCAGCAAACCTCTCCCGCCCTCTTCGACACTGAGGTAGGCACCGACGGATTACCGATAACAGCGGTAATCAATAAACTTAAAATACTGTTTCATAACCCAAAGGTAGGGAAGGTAGGCCAGAACCTTAAATACGACGCACTGGTTTTACGTAGATACGGAATTACACTCGAACCGTTCGCATTTGATTCGATGCTGGCGAGCTATATTCTTGATCCGGACCTTCCGCACAATATGGATGCTCTTGCCGAACGGCTGTTGCAGTATAAAACAATCCCGATTACAGCTCTTATCGGCGAAAAACGGAGCTCACAGAAAAATATGCGTGATGTAGATCCTACCCAGGTACGTGACTATGCCGCTGAAGATGCCGATGTTGCATTGAAACTTTCACTCGCACTCCGGACCGAACTGCAGAATCAAGGCTTGGAAACGCTGGCTCAGACAGTAGAATTCCCAACCGCAGAGGTTCTGGTGCAAATTGAATACAATGGTGTGTTCATCAATAAAGGGGCTTTGGCAGACCTGGGAGAATATATGCGTGCCGAGGCAGCACGCCTTGAGCAGGAGATTTATACCGAGGCCGGTGAAAAATTTACTATTAACTCGCCAAAGCAGCTTGGTGAGATTTTGTTCGATCGGATGATGCTGCCTGGTAAGAAACGAAATAAAACCGGATACTCAACAGATGTTAGTGTTCTTACGGAACTTGCCGAGAGCTATCCAATTGCCCAGCTTGTTTTGGATTACCGGCAGGTTGAAAAGTTGCGTAACACCTACGTTGAAACATTACCAAAACTCATTAAATCCAATACCGGCAGAGTCCACACATCGTTTAATCAGACGGTTGCTGCAACAGGCCGGCTAAGCTCTACCGACCCCAATCTGCAAAACATACCGGTACGCACCGAGCTTGGTCAGCAAATTCGGAAAGCCTTTGTGGCTCAGCACCCTGACCACGTGATCATGTCGGCCGACTATTCACAAATAGAGCTGCGTATCATGGCTGCAATGTCGCAGGACGCAAACCTTCTGGCAGCCTTCAAACATGGCGAGGATATCCATAAAGCCACGGCAGCCATATTGTTTGACGTGCCGATTGATGCCGTGACCACCGAGCAGCGCCGGATTGCAAAAACAACCAACTTTGGGATCATGTATGGTCAGGGGGCTTTTGGTTTAAGTCAGAGGTTAGGAACCTCACGGCAGGAAGCTCAGGAAATCATTGCAAATTACTTTGCCAAATATCCGGGGATTCGGGGTTTTATTGATGACACGATCCGGTCAACCCGCGAACGGGGCTACACAACAACATTGCTTGGACGCAGACGGTACTTCCCGCTGATTAACAGCAATAATAAAAATCTGGCCGCCGGTGCCGCACGTGCATGTATTAACACACCAATTCAGGGTAGCGCATCCGACATGATGAAGCTTGCTATGATAGCGGTTCATCGTACCATGAAACAGCAGGGCTTTAAAGCACTGATGATACTGCAGGTGCACGACGAGTTGTTGTTCGAGGTACACCGCTCCGAGGCCGACGAGCTCCGAACAATGGTCCAAACCACGATGGAGCAGGCAATGCCGCTTCACAACGTACCCGTTGTGGTAGAAACCGGCGTTGGTGAGTCATGGTATCAGGCGCACTGA
- a CDS encoding TerC family protein, with protein sequence MLIPPFWLYTGFLVLVGTLLALDLFVFHRKSAVQSVGAALGWTAFWVTLALSFNGLIYYLEGPKAATEFFAGYLLEQSLSVDNIFVIILILKYFRVAPQYHHKVLFWGIIGAIVMRGMMIAVGSALISNFSWIYFVFGAFLIFTGIKMALPGDDEQDLESNVVVRFSRRFLRLTPDYHQDRFSIKKDGHKFFTPLFVVLLVIEATDLIFAVDSIPAIFAVTQDPFIVFTSNIFAVMGLRSLFFAVAGVMGLFHFLKYGLSIILSFIGVKMFIQHWWHIPIEVSLGVIAVILALSIIASILFPPNKATA encoded by the coding sequence ATGCTTATTCCTCCGTTCTGGCTTTATACAGGTTTTCTCGTACTGGTAGGCACGTTGCTGGCATTAGACCTGTTTGTATTTCATCGAAAATCTGCTGTTCAGTCAGTTGGTGCCGCACTTGGGTGGACGGCATTCTGGGTTACTCTGGCACTCTCGTTTAACGGACTTATCTATTACCTGGAAGGCCCAAAGGCCGCCACGGAGTTTTTTGCAGGGTACCTGCTGGAGCAGTCGCTCTCGGTAGATAACATCTTTGTGATCATCCTGATTCTCAAGTATTTCCGTGTAGCCCCGCAGTACCATCACAAGGTTCTGTTCTGGGGTATCATTGGTGCAATTGTCATGCGTGGTATGATGATAGCTGTTGGTTCTGCACTTATTTCAAACTTCAGCTGGATCTACTTTGTCTTTGGTGCCTTCCTGATATTTACCGGCATCAAGATGGCTTTACCGGGCGACGACGAGCAGGACCTTGAATCAAACGTTGTTGTACGGTTCAGTCGCCGATTCCTGCGGTTAACGCCGGATTATCATCAGGATCGCTTTTCTATTAAAAAAGACGGACACAAATTTTTCACACCGCTTTTTGTTGTCCTGCTTGTGATCGAGGCTACGGACCTGATATTTGCTGTTGACAGTATTCCTGCAATTTTCGCCGTCACCCAGGATCCATTTATCGTGTTTACCAGCAACATTTTTGCTGTAATGGGTTTGCGAAGTCTGTTCTTTGCTGTTGCCGGCGTCATGGGTCTGTTTCATTTTTTAAAGTACGGTCTCAGCATTATCCTCTCGTTTATTGGTGTTAAAATGTTTATCCAGCACTGGTGGCACATCCCCATTGAGGTTTCTTTAGGTGTAATAGCCGTGATTTTAGCTCTCAGTATCATTGCTTCGATTTTGTTCCCCCCTAACAAGGCCACGGCATAG
- a CDS encoding C40 family peptidase, with protein MCVFIAVIVIAGCSSTRTVTWHGSPNVNTVLQRAVDLRGTSYCSGGDDPDCFDCSGFVNFCFAAANIHIPRTTTELYALGRFVERNDLEAGDLVFFRTVSKGASHVGIYVNDNTFIHSSTSKGVIISSLNDSYWGPRYLGARRVVME; from the coding sequence GTGTGTGTGTTCATTGCAGTCATTGTTATTGCCGGCTGTTCGTCCACACGAACTGTAACCTGGCACGGCAGCCCGAACGTTAATACAGTTTTACAGCGAGCCGTTGACTTACGCGGGACGTCGTACTGTTCCGGCGGTGACGATCCTGATTGTTTTGACTGTAGCGGCTTTGTCAACTTTTGCTTTGCTGCTGCCAACATTCACATTCCGCGGACCACTACTGAACTGTATGCTCTTGGACGCTTTGTAGAACGCAATGATCTGGAAGCTGGTGACCTTGTGTTCTTTAGAACTGTCTCGAAAGGTGCAAGCCATGTTGGCATTTATGTTAACGATAACACCTTTATACATAGCTCGACTTCAAAGGGTGTTATTATCTCAAGTCTAAACGATTCATACTGGGGCCCGCGCTACCTGGGTGCCAGAAGAGTGGTTATGGAGTAG
- a CDS encoding DUF2752 domain-containing protein produces the protein MATSITDSEHRNMVLKFIRSSIAENKLYWLVGGYIVASSVLMAATGIDLCIPCLWKSVFGFSCPGCGLTSAFIALLKLNPTEAFYSNPMIFLLLPFGVVIVTKSYKRFKVAQTTP, from the coding sequence ATGGCAACATCCATAACAGACTCAGAGCACCGGAACATGGTACTGAAATTCATACGTTCCAGCATTGCTGAGAACAAACTATACTGGCTTGTTGGCGGCTACATCGTGGCTTCTTCGGTTTTGATGGCTGCAACCGGTATTGACCTCTGTATCCCATGTTTGTGGAAGTCGGTGTTTGGTTTCAGTTGCCCAGGCTGTGGATTAACGTCTGCTTTTATTGCCCTTTTAAAGCTTAATCCGACTGAAGCTTTCTACAGCAATCCGATGATATTTCTGCTACTGCCGTTCGGTGTTGTAATCGTTACAAAAAGTTATAAACGATTTAAAGTAGCGCAGACTACTCCATAA